In Streptomyces chartreusis NRRL 3882, the following are encoded in one genomic region:
- a CDS encoding branched-chain amino acid ABC transporter permease: MTETTKTPAPDAVPAPPALRGLIPLPAPAARALLLAGGIATAASAFLAWTWTDEFPGDLTINGYPGGLQWLTFTAGVLTALFALASYGIRGLGWLLPARNNAPLVLTALGGFAVTWFTVIAISAELGGVVNLEPGGWIAAIASLLPVLGAFALPQERTGTDGTKEALKAYIAKPDHITAAQATAPWIQRALITVVTIIGLGVFTYGIDTEYGELFVGYLFVVVFAMWALHTAGLLDRFSALVAANRSFTLAMGFAAAIAFPFTQTDDHYANIGVNILIFGTVALGLNIVVGLAGLLDLGYVAFLGVGAYTAALVSGSEFSTISGVHLPFWASALAGAAASLVFGVLIGAPTLRLRGDYLAIVTLGFGEIFRIAVNNMDGDSGPDVTNGPNGIANIPDLNLLGFDFGQAHDIGGFTLGRFANYYLLMVLIMAIVVLVYTRAADSRIGRSWIAIREDETAATAMGINGFRVKLVAFALGAALAGLAGTVSAHVTYSVVPTPYQFAGSTPPNSAFLLAAVVLGGMGTVAGPLLGAALLYLLPEKLVFLQDKSLLAFGIALILLMRFRPEGIIANRRRQLEFHETGQLDVPKQTTLTDEPAVTKAGA; encoded by the coding sequence ATGACCGAGACGACCAAGACCCCCGCCCCGGACGCCGTCCCCGCCCCGCCCGCGCTGCGCGGACTCATACCGCTGCCCGCGCCGGCCGCCCGCGCCCTCCTGCTCGCCGGCGGCATCGCCACCGCGGCCTCCGCGTTCCTCGCCTGGACCTGGACCGACGAGTTCCCCGGCGACCTCACCATCAACGGCTACCCCGGCGGCCTTCAGTGGCTCACCTTCACCGCCGGCGTCCTCACCGCCCTGTTCGCCCTCGCCTCGTACGGCATCCGCGGCCTGGGCTGGCTGCTGCCCGCCCGCAACAACGCACCGCTCGTCCTCACCGCCCTCGGCGGCTTCGCCGTCACCTGGTTCACGGTCATCGCCATCAGCGCCGAACTCGGCGGCGTCGTCAACCTCGAACCCGGCGGCTGGATCGCGGCCATCGCCTCCCTCCTGCCCGTCCTCGGCGCCTTCGCCCTCCCCCAGGAGCGCACCGGCACCGACGGCACCAAGGAAGCCCTCAAGGCCTACATCGCCAAGCCCGACCACATCACCGCCGCCCAGGCCACCGCGCCCTGGATCCAGCGGGCCCTGATCACCGTGGTCACCATCATCGGCCTGGGCGTCTTCACCTACGGCATCGACACCGAGTACGGCGAACTCTTCGTCGGCTACCTCTTCGTCGTCGTCTTCGCCATGTGGGCCCTGCACACCGCCGGTCTCCTCGACCGCTTCTCCGCACTGGTCGCGGCCAACCGCAGCTTCACCCTCGCCATGGGCTTCGCCGCGGCCATCGCCTTCCCCTTCACCCAGACCGACGACCACTACGCCAACATCGGCGTCAACATCCTGATCTTCGGGACGGTCGCCCTCGGCCTGAACATCGTCGTCGGCCTCGCCGGCCTCCTCGACCTCGGATACGTCGCCTTCCTCGGCGTCGGCGCCTACACCGCCGCCCTCGTCTCCGGCTCCGAGTTCTCCACCATCTCCGGCGTCCACCTGCCCTTCTGGGCCTCCGCCCTGGCCGGCGCCGCAGCCTCCCTCGTCTTCGGCGTCCTCATCGGCGCCCCGACCCTGCGGCTGCGCGGCGACTACCTCGCCATCGTCACCCTCGGCTTCGGAGAGATCTTCCGCATCGCCGTCAACAACATGGACGGCGACTCCGGACCCGACGTCACCAACGGCCCCAACGGCATCGCCAACATCCCCGACCTGAACCTCCTCGGGTTCGACTTCGGCCAGGCCCACGACATCGGCGGATTCACCCTCGGCCGGTTCGCCAACTACTACCTGCTGATGGTCCTCATCATGGCCATCGTCGTCCTCGTCTACACCCGCGCCGCCGACTCCCGCATCGGCCGCTCCTGGATCGCCATCCGCGAGGACGAGACCGCCGCCACCGCCATGGGCATCAACGGCTTCCGCGTCAAGCTCGTCGCCTTCGCCCTCGGCGCCGCCCTCGCCGGCCTCGCCGGCACCGTCAGCGCCCACGTCACCTACAGCGTGGTCCCCACGCCGTACCAGTTCGCCGGCTCCACCCCACCCAACTCCGCGTTCCTCCTGGCCGCGGTCGTCCTCGGCGGCATGGGCACGGTCGCGGGCCCGCTCCTCGGCGCGGCCCTGCTCTACCTGCTCCCCGAAAAGCTGGTGTTCCTCCAGGACAAGTCGCTCCTCGCCTTCGGCATCGCGCTCATCCTGCTGATGCGCTTCCGTCCCGAAGGCATCATCGCCAACCGCCGGCGCCAGCTCGAATTCCACGAGACCGGCCAACTCGACGTACCCAAACAGACCACGCTGACCGACGAACCGGCCGTCACCAAGGCGGGGGCGTAA
- a CDS encoding ABC transporter ATP-binding protein, with amino-acid sequence MTTPVLEARDVTMRFGGLTAVRSVDFTVNSGEIVGLIGPNGAGKTTFFNCLTGLYVPTEGTVSYKGTVLPPKPHLVTQAGIARTFQNIRLFANMTVLENVLVGRHTRTKEGLWSALLRGPGFKKAERASEERAMELLQFIGLDHKRDHLARNLPYGEQRKLEIARALASEPGLLLLDEPTAGMNPQETRATEELVFAIRDKGVAVLLIEHDMRFVFNLCDRVAVLVQGEKLVEGTSEVVQADERVIAAYLGEPFEGDPGQAEAAEVEAAEAAAEAAADAPSTASSTKGEAK; translated from the coding sequence ATGACCACACCTGTACTCGAAGCACGCGACGTCACGATGCGCTTCGGCGGCCTCACCGCCGTCCGCTCCGTCGACTTCACGGTCAACTCCGGCGAGATCGTCGGGCTGATCGGCCCCAACGGCGCCGGCAAGACGACGTTCTTCAACTGCCTGACCGGCCTCTACGTCCCGACGGAGGGCACGGTCTCCTACAAGGGCACCGTCCTGCCGCCCAAGCCCCACCTGGTCACCCAGGCCGGCATCGCCCGGACCTTCCAGAACATCCGCCTGTTCGCCAACATGACGGTCCTGGAGAACGTCCTCGTCGGCCGCCACACGCGGACGAAGGAGGGGCTGTGGTCGGCCCTCCTGCGCGGCCCCGGCTTCAAGAAGGCCGAACGCGCCAGCGAGGAACGCGCCATGGAACTCCTCCAGTTCATCGGCCTCGACCACAAGCGCGACCACCTGGCACGCAACCTCCCCTACGGCGAACAGCGCAAGCTGGAGATCGCCCGGGCGCTGGCCAGCGAACCCGGCCTGCTCCTGCTCGACGAGCCGACGGCGGGCATGAACCCCCAGGAGACGCGGGCGACCGAGGAACTCGTCTTCGCCATCCGCGACAAGGGCGTCGCCGTCCTCCTCATCGAGCACGACATGCGCTTCGTCTTCAACCTCTGCGACCGCGTCGCCGTCCTCGTCCAGGGCGAGAAGCTCGTCGAGGGCACCTCCGAAGTCGTCCAGGCCGACGAGCGCGTCATCGCCGCCTACCTGGGAGAGCCGTTCGAAGGCGACCCCGGGCAGGCCGAAGCCGCGGAGGTCGAAGCAGCCGAGGCCGCGGCCGAAGCCGCCGCCGACGCGCCCAGCACCGCCAGCAGCACCAAGGGAGAAGCCAAGTGA
- a CDS encoding ABC transporter ATP-binding protein, which translates to MTALLEVEDLRVSYGKIEAVKGISFSVEAGQVVTLIGTNGAGKTTTLRTLSGLLKPTSGKIIFDGKPLTGVAAHKIVALGLAHSPEGRHIFPRLTIAENLQLGAFLRKDKDGIEKDIQRAYDLFPILGERRKQAAGTLSGGEQQMLAMGRALMSRPKLLMLDEPSMGLSPIMMQKIMATISELKSQGTTILLVEQNAQAALSLADQGHVMEVGNVVLSGTGQDLLHDESVRKAYLGED; encoded by the coding sequence GTGACCGCACTCCTCGAAGTCGAGGACCTCCGGGTCTCCTACGGCAAGATCGAAGCCGTCAAAGGCATCTCCTTCAGCGTCGAGGCCGGCCAGGTCGTCACCCTCATCGGCACCAACGGCGCCGGCAAGACGACCACCCTGCGCACCCTCTCGGGCCTCCTGAAGCCCACCTCCGGGAAGATCATCTTCGACGGCAAGCCCCTGACCGGCGTCGCCGCCCACAAGATCGTCGCCCTCGGCCTCGCCCACTCCCCCGAAGGCCGGCACATCTTCCCCCGCCTCACCATCGCGGAGAACCTCCAGCTCGGCGCGTTCCTCCGCAAGGACAAGGACGGCATCGAGAAGGACATCCAGCGCGCCTACGACCTCTTCCCCATCCTCGGGGAACGCAGGAAGCAGGCCGCCGGAACCCTCTCCGGCGGCGAACAGCAGATGCTCGCCATGGGCCGCGCCCTGATGTCCCGGCCCAAGCTCCTCATGCTCGACGAGCCCTCCATGGGCCTCTCCCCGATCATGATGCAGAAGATCATGGCGACGATCTCGGAGCTGAAGTCCCAGGGCACGACCATCCTGCTCGTCGAACAGAACGCCCAGGCGGCGCTCTCGCTCGCCGATCAGGGCCACGTCATGGAGGTCGGCAACGTCGTCCTCTCCGGGACGGGGCAGGACCTGCTGCACGACGAGTCGGTGCGCAAGGCGTACCTGGGCGAGGACTGA
- a CDS encoding ANTAR domain-containing response regulator, whose amino-acid sequence MSAPESPQPVDVPEDDKSHVPPMTTRVVIAEDEALIRLDLKEMLEEEGYTVVGEAGDGEQAVELAREHRPDLVILDVKMPKLDGISAAEKIAEESIAPVLMLTAFSQRDLVERARDAGAMAYLVKPFSKTDVVPAIEMAVSRFTELKELEKEVADLTLRLETRKLVDRAKSILQTEYGLTEPAAFRWIQKTSMDRRMSMQQVAEAVIQDAEEKKANKG is encoded by the coding sequence GTGAGCGCCCCCGAGTCGCCCCAGCCTGTTGACGTGCCTGAAGACGACAAGTCGCACGTGCCTCCGATGACGACGCGGGTCGTCATCGCCGAGGACGAGGCCCTGATCCGGCTCGATCTCAAAGAGATGCTGGAGGAGGAGGGGTACACCGTCGTCGGTGAGGCCGGGGACGGGGAGCAGGCCGTGGAGCTGGCCCGTGAGCACCGGCCCGATCTGGTGATCCTGGACGTGAAGATGCCGAAGCTGGACGGTATCTCCGCGGCCGAGAAGATCGCCGAGGAGAGCATCGCGCCGGTGCTGATGCTGACCGCCTTCTCGCAGCGCGACCTCGTGGAGCGGGCCCGGGACGCCGGTGCCATGGCCTATCTGGTGAAGCCGTTCAGCAAGACCGACGTCGTCCCGGCGATCGAGATGGCCGTCTCGCGTTTCACGGAGCTGAAGGAGCTGGAGAAGGAGGTCGCCGACCTCACGCTGCGGCTGGAGACGCGCAAGCTCGTGGACCGGGCCAAGTCCATCCTCCAGACCGAGTACGGGCTGACCGAGCCCGCCGCGTTCCGGTGGATCCAGAAGACGTCGATGGACCGGCGGATGTCGATGCAGCAGGTCGCGGAGGCCGTCATCCAGGACGCCGAGGAGAAGAAGGCCAACAAGGGCTGA
- a CDS encoding branched-chain amino acid ABC transporter permease, whose translation MNTLPQQLANGLLLGSMYGLIAIGYTMVYGIVQLINFAHGEIFMTGAFGALTVYFYILPDGTSMVLAVPLMLLGGALVAILIAVGAERFAYRPLRGAPRLAPLITAIGLSLALQEVVRNFYPGADRARAFPGLDATHDIGSVTIKDADIFLILAAVLCMAALALFVRRSRTGRAMQATAQDPDTAQLMGIDTNRIIVIAFAIGGFFAAVAAVAYGLKYGNVDYRMGFLMGLKAFTAAVLGGIGNIYGAMLGGVVLGIAETLASAYIDEIPGMSQLGGQSWANVWAFCLLILVLLFRPQGLLGERVADRA comes from the coding sequence GTGAACACCCTGCCGCAGCAGCTGGCCAACGGGCTGCTTCTAGGCTCGATGTACGGGCTGATCGCCATCGGCTACACGATGGTGTACGGCATCGTCCAGCTCATCAACTTCGCGCACGGCGAGATCTTCATGACCGGCGCGTTCGGCGCCCTCACGGTCTACTTCTACATCCTCCCCGACGGCACCTCGATGGTCCTCGCCGTACCTCTGATGCTCCTCGGCGGCGCCCTCGTGGCCATCCTCATCGCCGTGGGGGCGGAACGGTTCGCCTACCGGCCACTGCGCGGAGCACCACGCCTGGCACCCCTCATCACCGCCATCGGCCTCTCCCTGGCCCTCCAGGAGGTCGTCCGCAACTTCTACCCCGGCGCCGACCGCGCCCGCGCCTTCCCGGGCCTCGACGCCACCCACGACATCGGCTCCGTCACCATCAAGGACGCCGACATCTTCCTCATCCTGGCCGCCGTCCTCTGCATGGCCGCCCTCGCCCTCTTCGTGCGCCGCAGCCGCACCGGCCGCGCCATGCAGGCCACCGCGCAGGACCCCGACACCGCGCAGCTGATGGGCATCGACACCAACCGCATCATCGTCATCGCCTTCGCCATCGGCGGCTTCTTCGCCGCCGTCGCGGCCGTCGCCTACGGACTCAAGTACGGCAACGTCGACTACCGCATGGGCTTCCTCATGGGCCTCAAGGCGTTCACCGCGGCCGTCCTCGGCGGCATCGGCAACATCTACGGCGCCATGCTCGGCGGCGTCGTCCTCGGCATCGCCGAGACCCTCGCCTCCGCCTACATCGACGAGATCCCCGGCATGTCGCAGCTCGGCGGCCAGAGCTGGGCCAACGTGTGGGCCTTCTGCCTCCTCATCCTCGTGCTCCTGTTCCGGCCACAGGGCCTGCTCGGCGAGCGCGTCGCGGACAGGGCGTGA
- a CDS encoding helix-turn-helix domain containing protein — translation MYDVSTRKRTLGLVAQGRSLSSVSLETGISRAAIRSWQNRLEPLPRIAPQEPGPPADECAYAYLLGLYLGDGCISGHPRTGYYLRIACANSWPGLIDACEIAMRAVNPTGRSYRTQAQGYVSVVGYSRHWPRLFPQHGPGKKHERPIVLAPWQQAIVEAHPWAFIRGLIHSDGCRITNWTTRTVAGERKRYEYPRYFFTNVSVDIMRLFTRALDQVGVDWKQANARNISIARKASVALMDDHVGPKY, via the coding sequence ATGTACGACGTCAGCACACGCAAGCGAACGCTCGGCTTGGTGGCCCAGGGCCGCAGCCTGAGTTCGGTGAGCCTGGAGACGGGTATTTCACGCGCTGCGATCCGCTCCTGGCAGAACCGCCTCGAGCCGCTGCCCCGAATCGCGCCCCAAGAGCCGGGGCCGCCCGCCGATGAGTGCGCGTACGCCTACTTACTGGGCCTCTATCTCGGGGATGGCTGCATCAGCGGCCACCCCCGCACCGGCTACTACCTGAGAATCGCGTGCGCGAACTCATGGCCTGGTCTGATCGACGCCTGCGAGATCGCCATGCGTGCCGTGAATCCGACCGGGCGTTCCTATCGCACTCAGGCGCAGGGCTACGTCTCCGTGGTCGGTTACAGCAGACATTGGCCCCGCCTCTTCCCCCAGCACGGCCCCGGCAAGAAGCATGAACGACCCATCGTCCTCGCGCCCTGGCAACAGGCCATCGTCGAAGCCCACCCCTGGGCGTTCATCCGGGGTCTCATCCACTCCGACGGCTGCCGTATCACCAACTGGACGACTCGCACCGTTGCCGGCGAGCGGAAGCGCTACGAGTATCCGCGGTACTTCTTCACCAACGTCTCAGTCGACATCATGCGCCTGTTCACCAGAGCGCTCGACCAGGTGGGCGTCGACTGGAAGCAGGCGAACGCACGCAACATCTCCATCGCCCGCAAAGCCTCCGTAGCCCTCATGGACGACCACGTGGGGCCCAAGTACTGA